The Vicugna pacos chromosome 2, VicPac4, whole genome shotgun sequence sequence TTCTACAACTTTAAGATCTATAATGCTGTACAAGGAGAATTCATATTTATAATGAGTCTTGGGCATTGCAATATTCCTAATCATCAAATAAAGATTTGGTTACGAtctaacaaaggaaagaaaagcaacacatttcacaagttttttttaaaactcagactGAAAGGAGTTTTTGATTAATCTTCAGTtaaccagaaaattaaaaatatttaccacTTAAATCATTGTGCTTAACTGAGACACTTGACATACACCGGAACTAaatgagtttcttttttctttttttttttttcaactcaagGGCTGGGTAACACCTGTTTGTAAAATGTCTAAAACTCAAATTGCCCAGATCTGATTTCCACTTAAAGCAGTTATGTAAGAGGGAATCGCACTTGAACTTGCTTGGGAAGGTCCTTCAAGCAACGGGCCAGTTACCTGCCAACAACTTGGACTGGGTTTATCACAAAGGCCCAAATATCTTTAAAGCATAATTATTTACAGTTACAGTTAATTAAAATAACTTGAAAAGGTAAATCTCTAGCCAGGTTTTTATCTTCTTAGATCTGTAGCACATCCTGGAGTTACGGACCAGACTTTTAAAAAGGCTATAATGTAGTATGTGTAAAGGGCCTAACAGGTCTGGAAGTAGTTGGGGatcaataaacagaaaacagGATGTTAAAATGGGACTCCTGTCTGAGTTTCAGCCGGGGAAGCCCCAGAACGTCAGTAACAAATAATCAATGGCACCAGCTCCCTCATTCTGAGCAGATGTGCTCAATCACCTACTCAGGTTAATCACCAAACAGCCACCTCAAGATCATAGAAATATCAGAGCTGAggcaaaagcagccagagaattTCTTTGGAAAAGACTATTGGAGCGTGGTGTGTTCCCACATCCTCTCCCCTAGAGAGGGAAGGGGGCTAAGCCAAAGGAGAAGGTCCTCAATGAGACACTCAGACGAACTGATGGgtctcctggagtctgtggggCAAACTGCACACCTGAGGTTCTATTCACACCTGGACAAGTTCAAAGGCAAGGACAGTGTCTGCCAGGGGCCTGGAAAAGAGGCCCTTGTGCTGAGACGACACTTGTTGAGTGCTGCATGAGGTTCAGGTGCGGGCCAAGTGGGTGGCGGAGAGAGGGgcagggctgcctggaggaggcaccACTGAAATAAGGGAATTGCAGGAAGAGAAAGTGGCAGGTGAGGGGTCTGAGGAACATACAGAAGAATCAGCACTGTATCCCCCAAATGCAGCAAACTTCATTGCTttacccctcccccttccttcaccCCAGCTGTGGAGCCTGTTTCTGGGCTGGAAGGAAGGGCAGAAGTCGACTGTGTCTGCGTCCCCACTATAAGCATTTCAGCCCAAAGCACGCCAAATTACAAGGGAGATACTTAGTCTGAAATATAGCTTGGAGTTTTGATTATGACACTGGAGGCAACAGATTAATTACTAACATGAGAGAGTTATCACTAAAGGTGCCTAGAGGATTTTTTACTATTAAAAGGGACtgaaaaaatatagaaagaactccTAGAaatcagcaacaacaaaacccaattaaaaaatggacaaagggtttaaatagatgtttctccTAAGACGACATATAAATGACCCAcagcatatgaaaaggtgctcattaatcaaaaccacaatgagctatcacctcacacctgttagaatgtatattattaaaaaacaaacaaacaaacaaacccacaaatagcaagtgttggtgaggatgtggagaaattggaacccttgagTGACactggtaggaatataaaatggtgcagccactatggaaaataatcgagtggtttctcaaaaaattaaaaatagattaccatatgatccagaaattccacttctgggttatttttccaaaataattggaagtaaaatctaaaaaagatatttgcatactcatgttcacagcagcatgattcacaatgtccaagagatggaagcaacccaaatgtccatcaataggctTGAGAGGAACTCTGATGATACCATGGAAGCTAGTAACACAGACACTAGTGTCAAAACTAAACATGGGGGTTCCGGTTCAAGACGGTGACATCAGAGGATCCTGAACTCCCCTCCTTCCACAGACACACTAAATTTACAGCCACACACAGGACAATTCCTTCTAAAACAAATCCACAAACTAGATGAGTGACTCCTCCACATCAGGTGTACAGAAAAAACCCACAAGGAAATGGGTAGCCGACGCCGAGACACACGCTCGCCATAAACCACATTCCTGGCACAGTGACCCACAGCCAGGAGGGTTTTGGAATCAGAAAAATTGGGGTTCATATCCTAGCTCTGCTACTTAGGAGCTGCTGTTTGATCTTAAGCAAGCTGCATAAACGTGGTTACcttcggttttctcatctgtgagaataagaaaatagcagTTACCTTACTGAACTGTACTGAGGAGGTACACTGAGGTAATGAATGTCAAGCTCACGGCAGGCTGCTTGGTTTACAGTTAAGGCAGGCAGCACCTTCCTAGGGTAGACACCTACCGCTCCTAGGAATTGGTACAAACTTTTCAACGTAGTGAGAACCCTTTCATGATTGGCAGTGGTATTTCTCAGCACACCCCATCTCACTCTAAACTCTAGCAATGCTGAACTGTTTCAAGTTCTCCAGAAGGCACCATGCACTTTCTGGCTTCCAGATATTTGCCTGTAACATCCTTGCTTGTCTTCACTTGGCAAACCCCTACTTCTCTCTCATGTTATAGTTTAGACAGAGGTTCTTCCAGAAAGTATTCCCTGATCATTGCCCTCTCCCACACCTGGGATgaataatatttttgtttcatttcacaGCCCCTGCACTTGGCTGAATTTCTGTTATCACACTGAATTGTAACTGTGTCTAGAAGAAGGTGCAAGAGCAGGTAACACTGTGTCATGTTACCTGTTGTATCTCCAGTGCCAGCCACCATTTCTGACTCCGAAGgggcaaacaacaaacaaacaagaaataaagTGTCACTATGCCCCGCTgtctccttatttaaaaaaaaaaaaaaagaagaagaagagagagagaaggcttaAAGCTGCCCTTAAAAAACCTAAGGGGAGAATTTCTCTGAGAAATGTAACTTCCTGGGCTACAACCCACACCTGAtcaatttgcaaaacagaaaagaaaaagtatcagATGAATGTTCTCAGGGGCACCAAAGCCAATCTAAGTGATGGCCGAGCTGCCCCAAACACGCAGTATGAAGAAACACGAAGGGCACCCAGGAGTAAAGGTTGCCCTATCATGTCTTTATCGGAGGGCATCACGGTGGAAAGCTGATGTGTGGGGGATGCACAGGCAGAGTGTTGTGCATAAAAGTGAGACAAAGCTGATTATGCACACCTAGGTTCCCTGGGCAGATACAGCCATCAACAGCCCCCTAACTTCCCACCTCGGTGCAGCTACTGCCAAGAGACAGCACAGACACTGGTCTAGGGAACTCCAGTCTTTACGTAACTGCACAGACCCCTCATCAAGATTAATGACATCTGCATTGATCTGGACCACATTTCAACTTCCATCGTCAAGTGAAAGCGTATCATTCTGTGGCTACCTGTGTAAGGAAGGATCATTAATGGGAGTGGGCCACATAAGAGAGTCAGTCCACAGCTGTAAAGAGAAGTAAAGCTTTTCCCTATGACTCACAAGTGAGGGCCCTGGGAGAATGGCGCACCAGCCTCTAATGAAGGGAAGTGCTCCAACATCAGCTCTGTGGGCTACTCCCAGGCCTGGGCAGCTCTGGCTTTAGCTGTGACACAGACAACGGGCTGGATAGAAGCAGAATTTTGCAACCTACAGCTACGCACCTTTCCTCCCGGCTTCaggggtcagagaaggcttctctTGCCGGGCTGCAGTAGGAGCCAGGGAAGCTGGTCTCCTCTCTGtttccatctcttcctcctcatcccaCTTCTGTCGCTTCCTCTcctcagggggtgggggtgacaaTGACCGGGGGTCACGGCTGTCCTGGCCCTCCTTGCACGGCTcattgggctctgggtctggcttCCCGACCCGGCGAGCCAGCAGCTCTACCAAGTAGGGCCGGCTTACTTTGGAGAGCGGGGAGGACGGTGGGGTCTGACCTGTGGGCTTTGGAGCCAGGGCTGGCTTCTGGGCCAAGGGCATTCTGTTCGCTGCCTTGTCATGCTCtggagctgggggctggctgCTGCCTGGTGGGGGCCGGGGCTGGCCTGCAGGAGGGGAATGGCTGTAAGGGCTTTCAGTGAGGTCCTTCCAGGTGGATGGGGCTTGCTTCCTCTCCGGGGGGAAGGACGGGCCATGCCTGAGGGCCGcagcctccctctccttctcttcatTTGTGCCCCCCGGGGCCGGGGGCGCCCCATCGATATTGTCCCCCGTGCTGctgtgccttttcttctttttttgttctgtCTGCTGGTCACAGTGGAAGCGCAAGGAGTAGTTGGTCCTTCTCAATTTTATTCCAAAAGGGGAGGCTTTTTCCTCTCCACCTGGCATCACGGGGTCTGGCTTTCCTACACCACCTATGGTCTCACTGTCCGAAATGGTCACGGGCTCTGCCTGGGCCACTACTTTCTGCAGAGGGTAAGGAAGGCTTGGaacaaggaaagagggaaggtcTTTGGCAAATTTGTACCCCTCTGTGGTGTCCGTTGGCTCCTGGCGCGCCCCCGGTTTCCCTGCAGGCTTCAGGGCCTCATGAGTGTCAGCAGCAGGGGGCTGAGGCGCTGCCTCTTCGCTGGGTCCCGGCACCAATCTTTTTCTAATGCTTTCCGCTTCTGTGTTCTGTTTGGAGGCCTCCGCGCCCGCATCTGGGAATTTCTGCCAGGCAGGCTTAATGGAGAACTTCGCGTTTACCGGCGGGGTCCTCCGGAGGTTCCCGCGGGAATCACATCGGCCCCTGGGAAGGTGCTCATCACCGGGCCGGGCCTGGCCTCTCTCGCTGCGCTGATCACCCTCTGCGTTCTTCAGGATTCTGGACCGAATGGAAGCCCATTCAGCAAGTGCGGCCACACTGCTGGGAGATTCCTGCGGGGACCTGGCCTTCCCACCACCTGCCCGGGGGTCGCCGGGGGCTCGAGGTGGGTTCTCCAGAGCGGGGACATCCATGTGCTTCTTTTCTTCTGACAAGCCCAGGAGAGACTTGCAAGCTGTGTCCTTGATCTGGCTCAGGTTGACCGCTGGCCCACAGAGCTGTGCTCCCGTGACCAGAATGGCCGTGTGGGGTATGCTCAGGGAGGAGGCCAGGGCATGGGACGCCGGGCTGGCTTTGGGCGCTTTTGGCTCTTGGGGAGTGGAGGCGAGTCCCACATCTTTCATCGGCGTCACCGGGCTCAGATTGACTTTGGGGAAGAGAATTTGCTTCCCTCCTGACGACACCTGGAAAGTGTAGGGTCTGGGCATGGTCTGCCTCTCATCCACTTCCTGCCATCTGAGTTCCTCCACCTTTCTGTCTGTTTCTGGAGCAGAAGCTTCTTTCTTCTCCCGTGGTGCCAGCGTCTCTTCCACGCGTGCCTCTTGTTTCTGTGGAGGCTGTGCGTtggtttcttctctcttttcctgatGTCCGCAACGATCATCCCCGGGAACATCGCTCTGCTTTCCCTGCTGCTCCCCAGATGGCTCGGCGGCCACTGGGCTCTGCttctcgcaaatacttggttccTCAGGGTTTTCTTCTGGCTTCTTGAGTTTCAGGTGTTCGTGTTCTTCTAGCTTCTCTGCAAAGTCGCTCTGAAATGGGCTCCTCAAGCCCCTTTTGTGGTCCAGCTGCGGCGGatgctcctcttcctctctcgGTGCTTCCCGAAGCTTCTTTTCCGCTTCCTGCCTCCTCTTTGCCTCAGTGTCCTCCCACTTCCTCAGCTCTTCCCTCCTCttcgccgcctcctcctcctcccgccgccTCTGCAGCTCCAGTTCTTCCTGCCTTCTGAGCTCCTCCATTCGTTTTTCCTCTGCCTCCCGCCgcctctgctcctcctcctcccgccgcctctgctcctcctcctcccgccgcctctgctcctcctcctcccgccgcctctgttcttcctcctcctcccgccgcctgagctcctcctcctcctgccgcctgagctcctccagcctcttctccTCTTCCAGCCGCTGCTTCTCGGCCTCCTGCTGTCTCTGCTCCTCCAGTCTTCTGAGTTCCTTcaattctctttcctcctcttccagcGACTGCCTCGGGGCCTCCCCCAGGCTCAGTGCCACCGACTCCTCCTGATGCACCTCTTCCTCCGGACGCCTTGGCTCCCCGGCCTCCGCGCgccctccttccttctgctccctCCGCTCTGGGCCTCGGCAGCCCGGCTCTTCCAGGCTCGGCCTCTCCGCTTCACGCTGTCTTTTTTCTACCTCCTCCTGGacatccctctcctcctcctcctcctctccctccccttcctcctccaggagctCTTGCCGACGGTTCTCCTCCCACAgcctcctctccagggcctggagTCTCTGTTCTTCCAGGCGTCGCCTCTCCGCAGCTTCGGCTTTCTGCCGTTTGCACTTGGCCTCAAGCTCTCGCCAGTATTCTTCTTGGCGTCGCCTCTCTTCCTCCGAGTCCAGCAGGTCTGGCTCCTCTTCATGCCAAATGGGCTTTTCTTCTCCGGGGTGTCCGTTCTGGTCCAGGGACAGCTGACGTCGAAGGACACCATGCTCGTTCTGTCGATCCTAACATTGCGAAGGGGGACAGAGTTAGCTTGCCTTGTGCACAGGCTACCATTACAATCCTAGTCACAATGTGGGGGGCCCTCTTCATCTCAAAAGGATGGGCAACCTGCCTAAGCAGAGACCCCTAATCTTGGGCATCTCTCACACCAAGAATAAACTGTGGGGGGCACTTCATTTTTGTTTCCTCTATGTCATCCTCagattcctttttcttaaaacacATGAGTAATCACCGGTAGTCCAGCATTAGGAAGATGAGGGAAAAATGAGATTTGCACTTCATCAATGTCCCCTGAAACTTGTGACTCAGAAGTCTGCTCTAATCAAACCGAAGAACCTTTGGCTAAGCTGTGGCAGAAGAAAGTGGGCCATCTGTCTGCTGCAAAGCAAATGCAgtgtctggagcccctgggaaGGCAGGCCCCTCTCTCTGAGGTCCACCAGACCCTGAAGGACGAGTCAGAAAGGGCAGTGGGAAGGAAATGGACCATTCACCCTCGTTCCCTGCAATAGGGCTACATCCCTGGAAGGGAGAGACCTTGTTCCTCCCATAGGCTCCTCACAGCACCACCCTGCTAGGCAGCATTAGTGCCCAGCCAACAAGGGCATCTTCCTGGGCAGCCAGGACATACGTACCCCAACAAGTCGCCTGTGCTTCTTTGACACCCTCTGGTTTTTTGGCTTAACGGACAGTTTGTGCTTGGCGGCACTGTTGTCCAGGCGAGCGATGGCCAGGGGGATGGCATCTAGGTTGACACTTTCGATGGTGCCAGCAGAAGAGAAGTGCCTTTTTGGCCGAGACGGTTTTACTGGAGCAACCTACAGTGGAGATGGAAATACGCGGTCAGCTTGCCCAGCCAGGACCGACCCAGGCGATGCtggccagcagggggcgcccaCGGGCATAGTGAAATGAGCACTGCTTATCAAAAGACGTTGAGTATTTGTTTTGTTGGTGACAATTTGTATTAACTTGTAAAGGCCATTTAATCTTTCAGGGACTAGTTTTCCTCCTCTCAGTGATACGGGCGTTAGATTAGATCAGGAGTCAATAAGACATAGCTAGAGGGTCCAATCATGCCCAAAGCCTGTTTGGGTAAAGAAAGTTTTGCTGGTACACATTGTTCTTGGCTGCTTCTGCACTACAGAGGAAGCGCAGAACAAAGGAGAGTCTGGTAGTTGCAACGCTGTGGCCCCAAGGTCTAAAATAGGTAGCAGTTTACTGTGCCCGGGACTAGCTCATCTGTATGCTAAGAACTCAAGTGCCTTCCACTGCCTCAGACATCGTGTGTACATTCCTCAGCTCCTACCTTAGCCTCTTTAGGACAGggaatatttcattttcacaTCTGTATCAGTCTTCTTTATGCCCAAGTAGCACATTTCACttggtaagtgctcaataaaaatttgttgaaagaatggagGAACAATAAAGTATAACCTCTGTGCCTAGGGCATAAAATTCCTAAGCAGCAAAAATGTTTTTGCACAATCACTCCAAAGTTACCAAGCACTGAAGCTCACCtagaagggaaaaggaggaagCCTGGGTGAGGACATGAAGGGCAGAAATGTGCCACACACAGGGGAGGGGCAATTCTTCAAAGGATGGACTGCACCATGCTTGCAGGTCTATAATACAGATGTAGTCACTTAAAAACCACAACCTCGGATCAACTATGCACATTTAGTTACGTCAGAGGGACTGTGGCTCAGAAGCCACACTGAATCAGATGGTAAGAAGCTACGCCTGCAACTACAGAGAATTCATAGGCCAGCAGCGAGGCAAGGGCTCCTGGCAACACCACGCACTGTGCAGCAGAGGGCGCTCTTGGCAGCTCAGACACAGGTGCAGCACCCACTGAGGCCAAGGTTCATCTGTGAGTGCAGGGTCATTGGGGTTTAGCCGATGGCTTTGCTTTTTGCAATTACCTTCCCTATTTATGCACAAAGTAAAAGGACCCAGCTAGCTGCAGGAACAAAatgagtgctcagtaaacattaatTTATGACAAGAAGCATGGAGGTAAGGAAAAATAATTCCAAGCTTAGGTCTCCTaagcctttatttatttatggttaTCTTTATAATAGGTGTCAAATTCTGAACTACTGTTGATgagaaatgaattaaacatttatttccatCCCCTAATGGATGCATGAGTAAAAGGAGTTAGAGCCAAATGTGATAGATTGAAGACACAGATAGAACAACTGAAGCTGAGATTCAAATGCAACATTCTGCTTCTAGTTAGTCACGTGGGGCCTCTTCGTCATCTAGGTGGTGGAATTGTCTTGAGCCACCCCCTTCAGAAGACTTGGGGACAGGACCTGTCCCCAGACTATCTGTCAATCCCCAGGAGGACACCTGGACCC is a genomic window containing:
- the CRACD gene encoding capping protein-inhibiting regulator of actin dynamics isoform X2, with product MSQDNILGKVKTLQRQLGKNIKFGQPPPTAIPMKKADSGEARLEEDPFLTSPMETVTQQDSILSDPENKTSETSSSPSPLNLPGARSEMEEKVAPVKPSRPKRHFSSAGTIESVNLDAIPLAIARLDNSAAKHKLSVKPKNQRVSKKHRRLVGDRQNEHGVLRRQLSLDQNGHPGEEKPIWHEEEPDLLDSEEERRRQEEYWRELEAKCKRQKAEAAERRRLEEQRLQALERRLWEENRRQELLEEEGEGEEEEEERDVQEEVEKRQREAERPSLEEPGCRGPERREQKEGGRAEAGEPRRPEEEVHQEESVALSLGEAPRQSLEEEERELKELRRLEEQRQQEAEKQRLEEEKRLEELRRQEEEELRRREEEEEQRRREEEEQRRREEEEQRRREEEEQRRREAEEKRMEELRRQEELELQRRREEEEAAKRREELRKWEDTEAKRRQEAEKKLREAPREEEEHPPQLDHKRGLRSPFQSDFAEKLEEHEHLKLKKPEENPEEPSICEKQSPVAAEPSGEQQGKQSDVPGDDRCGHQEKREETNAQPPQKQEARVEETLAPREKKEASAPETDRKVEELRWQEVDERQTMPRPYTFQVSSGGKQILFPKVNLSPVTPMKDVGLASTPQEPKAPKASPASHALASSLSIPHTAILVTGAQLCGPAVNLSQIKDTACKSLLGLSEEKKHMDVPALENPPRAPGDPRAGGGKARSPQESPSSVAALAEWASIRSRILKNAEGDQRSERGQARPGDEHLPRGRCDSRGNLRRTPPVNAKFSIKPAWQKFPDAGAEASKQNTEAESIRKRLVPGPSEEAAPQPPAADTHEALKPAGKPGARQEPTDTTEGYKFAKDLPSFLVPSLPYPLQKVVAQAEPVTISDSETIGGVGKPDPVMPGGEEKASPFGIKLRRTNYSLRFHCDQQTEQKKKKRHSSTGDNIDGAPPAPGGTNEEKEREAAALRHGPSFPPERKQAPSTWKDLTESPYSHSPPAGQPRPPPGSSQPPAPEHDKAANRMPLAQKPALAPKPTGQTPPSSPLSKVSRPYLVELLARRVGKPDPEPNEPCKEGQDSRDPRSLSPPPPEERKRQKWDEEEEMETERRPASLAPTAARQEKPSLTPEAGRKEKPVLQSRHSLDGSKLVEKVETPQPLWITLALQKQKGFREQQATREERKQAREAKQAEKLSKENVSGSPQPGSSSVSRGSSLHKSTAQPEEKKPETAVSRLERREQLKKANTLPTSVTVEISDSAPPAPLVKEVTKRFSTPDAAPLSTEPAWLALAKRKAKAWSDCPQIIK
- the CRACD gene encoding capping protein-inhibiting regulator of actin dynamics isoform X1; amino-acid sequence: MSLTGITCQLGEYHLFGGDTSVSPEHKKKGGKFQPFKKLLGRRKKKGTSVCREGSAGQKSRSPPSVSDGTFSSDEEILEDSLRSFNYSLGTRAFSHDSIFIPDGGAESEQTVQAMSQDNILGKVKTLQRQLGKNIKFGQPPPTAIPMKKADSGEARLEEDPFLTSPMETVTQQDSILSDPENKTSETSSSPSPLNLPGARSEMEEKVAPVKPSRPKRHFSSAGTIESVNLDAIPLAIARLDNSAAKHKLSVKPKNQRVSKKHRRLVGDRQNEHGVLRRQLSLDQNGHPGEEKPIWHEEEPDLLDSEEERRRQEEYWRELEAKCKRQKAEAAERRRLEEQRLQALERRLWEENRRQELLEEEGEGEEEEEERDVQEEVEKRQREAERPSLEEPGCRGPERREQKEGGRAEAGEPRRPEEEVHQEESVALSLGEAPRQSLEEEERELKELRRLEEQRQQEAEKQRLEEEKRLEELRRQEEEELRRREEEEEQRRREEEEQRRREEEEQRRREEEEQRRREAEEKRMEELRRQEELELQRRREEEEAAKRREELRKWEDTEAKRRQEAEKKLREAPREEEEHPPQLDHKRGLRSPFQSDFAEKLEEHEHLKLKKPEENPEEPSICEKQSPVAAEPSGEQQGKQSDVPGDDRCGHQEKREETNAQPPQKQEARVEETLAPREKKEASAPETDRKVEELRWQEVDERQTMPRPYTFQVSSGGKQILFPKVNLSPVTPMKDVGLASTPQEPKAPKASPASHALASSLSIPHTAILVTGAQLCGPAVNLSQIKDTACKSLLGLSEEKKHMDVPALENPPRAPGDPRAGGGKARSPQESPSSVAALAEWASIRSRILKNAEGDQRSERGQARPGDEHLPRGRCDSRGNLRRTPPVNAKFSIKPAWQKFPDAGAEASKQNTEAESIRKRLVPGPSEEAAPQPPAADTHEALKPAGKPGARQEPTDTTEGYKFAKDLPSFLVPSLPYPLQKVVAQAEPVTISDSETIGGVGKPDPVMPGGEEKASPFGIKLRRTNYSLRFHCDQQTEQKKKKRHSSTGDNIDGAPPAPGGTNEEKEREAAALRHGPSFPPERKQAPSTWKDLTESPYSHSPPAGQPRPPPGSSQPPAPEHDKAANRMPLAQKPALAPKPTGQTPPSSPLSKVSRPYLVELLARRVGKPDPEPNEPCKEGQDSRDPRSLSPPPPEERKRQKWDEEEEMETERRPASLAPTAARQEKPSLTPEAGRKEKPVLQSRHSLDGSKLVEKVETPQPLWITLALQKQKGFREQQATREERKQAREAKQAEKLSKENVSGSPQPGSSSVSRGSSLHKSTAQPEEKKPETAVSRLERREQLKKANTLPTSVTVEISDSAPPAPLVKEVTKRFSTPDAAPLSTEPAWLALAKRKAKAWSDCPQIIK
- the CRACD gene encoding capping protein-inhibiting regulator of actin dynamics isoform X3, yielding MKKADSGEARLEEDPFLTSPMETVTQQDSILSDPENKTSETSSSPSPLNLPGARSEMEEKVAPVKPSRPKRHFSSAGTIESVNLDAIPLAIARLDNSAAKHKLSVKPKNQRVSKKHRRLVGDRQNEHGVLRRQLSLDQNGHPGEEKPIWHEEEPDLLDSEEERRRQEEYWRELEAKCKRQKAEAAERRRLEEQRLQALERRLWEENRRQELLEEEGEGEEEEEERDVQEEVEKRQREAERPSLEEPGCRGPERREQKEGGRAEAGEPRRPEEEVHQEESVALSLGEAPRQSLEEEERELKELRRLEEQRQQEAEKQRLEEEKRLEELRRQEEEELRRREEEEEQRRREEEEQRRREEEEQRRREEEEQRRREAEEKRMEELRRQEELELQRRREEEEAAKRREELRKWEDTEAKRRQEAEKKLREAPREEEEHPPQLDHKRGLRSPFQSDFAEKLEEHEHLKLKKPEENPEEPSICEKQSPVAAEPSGEQQGKQSDVPGDDRCGHQEKREETNAQPPQKQEARVEETLAPREKKEASAPETDRKVEELRWQEVDERQTMPRPYTFQVSSGGKQILFPKVNLSPVTPMKDVGLASTPQEPKAPKASPASHALASSLSIPHTAILVTGAQLCGPAVNLSQIKDTACKSLLGLSEEKKHMDVPALENPPRAPGDPRAGGGKARSPQESPSSVAALAEWASIRSRILKNAEGDQRSERGQARPGDEHLPRGRCDSRGNLRRTPPVNAKFSIKPAWQKFPDAGAEASKQNTEAESIRKRLVPGPSEEAAPQPPAADTHEALKPAGKPGARQEPTDTTEGYKFAKDLPSFLVPSLPYPLQKVVAQAEPVTISDSETIGGVGKPDPVMPGGEEKASPFGIKLRRTNYSLRFHCDQQTEQKKKKRHSSTGDNIDGAPPAPGGTNEEKEREAAALRHGPSFPPERKQAPSTWKDLTESPYSHSPPAGQPRPPPGSSQPPAPEHDKAANRMPLAQKPALAPKPTGQTPPSSPLSKVSRPYLVELLARRVGKPDPEPNEPCKEGQDSRDPRSLSPPPPEERKRQKWDEEEEMETERRPASLAPTAARQEKPSLTPEAGRKEKPVLQSRHSLDGSKLVEKVETPQPLWITLALQKQKGFREQQATREERKQAREAKQAEKLSKENVSGSPQPGSSSVSRGSSLHKSTAQPEEKKPETAVSRLERREQLKKANTLPTSVTVEISDSAPPAPLVKEVTKRFSTPDAAPLSTEPAWLALAKRKAKAWSDCPQIIK